One Micromonospora sp. WMMD812 genomic window carries:
- a CDS encoding pitrilysin family protein, giving the protein MPDSGYPWPIETTRLDNGLRVVVSEDRTAPAVAVNLWYDVGSRHEPEGQTGFAHLFEHLMFEGSLNVAKTEHMKLIQGSGGSLNATTNPDRTNYFETVPAEHLELALWLEADRMGGLVPALTQETLDNQRDVVKNERRQRYENVPYGDAWLRLLPLLYPPKHPYHHATIGSMADLNAAALGTFQAFHQTYYAPNNAVLTVVGDAAAAEVFALADKYFGAIPARPDIPAAPDGRTVPATGRPAVETVTAEVPAPRVYVAHRTHPFGSTGYDVVTVLATVLGSGRGSRLYQRLADGERIAQPDLVGAYGVDLAHAPAPLIATATARPGVGAERLAAGLHAVIDELATVPVTASELDRAKALLSTAWWRQMSTVDGRADTLGRYATQFSDPARAAERLPALLAVTAEQIAETAAEVLAADDRVTLTYHAEETP; this is encoded by the coding sequence ATGCCCGACAGCGGTTACCCCTGGCCCATCGAGACGACCCGACTGGACAACGGCCTGCGCGTGGTGGTGAGCGAGGACCGCACCGCGCCGGCGGTCGCGGTCAATCTCTGGTACGACGTCGGTTCCCGGCACGAGCCGGAGGGGCAGACCGGCTTCGCCCACCTCTTCGAGCACCTCATGTTCGAGGGTTCGCTGAACGTCGCGAAGACCGAGCACATGAAGCTGATCCAGGGCTCCGGCGGCTCGCTCAACGCCACCACCAACCCGGACCGGACCAACTACTTCGAGACGGTCCCGGCGGAGCACCTGGAACTGGCGCTCTGGCTGGAGGCCGACCGGATGGGCGGCCTGGTCCCGGCGCTGACCCAGGAGACGCTGGACAACCAGCGTGACGTGGTCAAGAACGAGCGGCGGCAGCGGTACGAGAACGTGCCGTACGGCGACGCCTGGCTGCGGCTGCTGCCGCTGCTCTACCCGCCGAAGCACCCGTACCACCACGCCACGATCGGCTCCATGGCCGACCTGAACGCCGCCGCCCTCGGCACCTTCCAGGCGTTCCACCAGACCTACTACGCGCCCAACAACGCCGTGCTCACCGTGGTGGGGGACGCCGCCGCCGCGGAGGTGTTCGCGCTGGCCGACAAGTACTTCGGGGCCATACCGGCGCGGCCCGACATCCCGGCCGCGCCGGACGGCCGGACGGTGCCGGCCACCGGTCGGCCGGCCGTGGAGACGGTGACCGCCGAGGTCCCGGCCCCCCGGGTGTACGTCGCCCACCGCACCCACCCGTTCGGCAGCACCGGCTACGACGTCGTCACGGTGCTGGCCACCGTGCTGGGCAGCGGCCGGGGCAGCCGGCTCTACCAACGGCTGGCCGACGGCGAGCGGATCGCCCAGCCCGACCTGGTCGGGGCGTACGGGGTCGACCTGGCGCACGCGCCGGCGCCGCTGATCGCCACCGCCACCGCCCGACCCGGGGTGGGCGCCGAGCGGCTGGCCGCCGGGCTGCACGCCGTGATCGACGAGTTGGCCACCGTGCCGGTCACCGCCAGCGAGCTGGACCGCGCCAAGGCCCTGCTCAGCACGGCCTGGTGGCGGCAGATGTCCACTGTCGACGGCCGGGCGGACACGCTGGGCCGGTACGCCACCCAGTTCAGTGACCCGGCCCGGGCCGCCGAACGCCTGCCCGCCCTGCTCGCGGTGACCGCCGAGCAGATCGCCGAGACCGCCGCCGAGGTGCTCGCCGCCGACGACCGGGTGACCCTGACCTACCACGCCGAGGAGACGCCGTGA
- a CDS encoding PPOX class F420-dependent oxidoreductase, which translates to MADERTQRALTDLIAGRRLGVLATIKRDGRPQLSTVIYSFDPAAGLIRVSVTDDRAKTVNLRRDPRASFHVSSEDGWAYAVAEGRAELTPVAADTTDATVEELVEVYWSIQGEHPDWDDYRRAMVAERRLVLRLHVERTYGAPPRG; encoded by the coding sequence GTGGCGGACGAGCGGACACAACGCGCGCTGACCGATCTGATCGCCGGCCGCCGGCTGGGGGTCCTCGCGACCATCAAGCGGGACGGGCGGCCACAGCTGTCCACTGTGATCTATTCGTTCGACCCGGCGGCGGGCCTGATCCGGGTGTCGGTGACCGACGACCGGGCCAAGACGGTCAACCTGCGCCGGGACCCGCGGGCCAGCTTCCACGTCAGCAGCGAGGACGGCTGGGCGTACGCGGTGGCGGAGGGGCGTGCCGAGCTGACCCCGGTGGCCGCCGACACCACCGACGCCACGGTCGAGGAACTGGTCGAGGTCTACTGGTCGATCCAGGGCGAGCACCCGGACTGGGACGACTACCGGCGGGCGATGGTCGCCGAGCGGCGGCTGGTGCTGCGGCTGCACGTCGAGCGGACGTACGGGGCGCCGCCGCGCGGCTGA
- a CDS encoding aspartate-semialdehyde dehydrogenase — protein MRIGIVGATGQVGGVMRRVLAEREFPAEQVRLFASARSAGRTLPWRDGEVVVEDAATADYSGLDIVLFSAGKGTAKDLAPRVAGAGAVVIDNSSAFRMDPDVPLVVAEVNPHAAAVRPKGIIANPNCTTMAAMPVLRPLHDEAELVGLVVSTYQAVSGAGLAGVAELDEQVRKVAEHAAGLAFDGDAVEFPAPRSFAEPIAFNVLPLAGSIVDDDSFETDEEQKLRNESRKILEIPGLRVSGTCVRVPVFTGHSLQINARFARPITPQRARELLDGAPGVALTDVPTPLRAAGQDPSYVGRIRADETVEHGLALFCSNDNLRKGAALNAVQIAELVAAERR, from the coding sequence ATGAGGATCGGCATTGTGGGGGCCACCGGCCAGGTCGGTGGCGTGATGCGGCGGGTGCTGGCGGAACGGGAGTTCCCGGCGGAGCAGGTGCGCCTGTTCGCGTCGGCGCGGTCGGCGGGGCGCACGCTGCCGTGGCGGGACGGCGAGGTCGTCGTGGAGGACGCGGCCACCGCCGACTACTCCGGGCTGGACATCGTGCTCTTCTCGGCCGGCAAGGGCACCGCCAAGGATCTCGCCCCCCGCGTGGCCGGCGCCGGCGCCGTGGTGATCGACAACTCCTCGGCGTTCCGAATGGACCCGGACGTGCCGCTGGTGGTCGCCGAGGTCAACCCGCACGCCGCCGCCGTACGCCCCAAGGGCATCATCGCCAACCCGAACTGCACCACGATGGCGGCGATGCCGGTGCTGCGCCCGCTGCACGACGAGGCGGAGCTGGTCGGCCTGGTCGTCTCGACGTACCAGGCGGTCTCCGGCGCCGGCCTCGCCGGGGTCGCCGAGCTGGACGAGCAGGTCCGCAAGGTCGCCGAGCACGCCGCCGGGCTGGCCTTCGACGGCGACGCGGTCGAGTTCCCCGCCCCGCGCTCGTTCGCCGAGCCGATCGCGTTCAACGTGCTCCCGCTCGCCGGGTCGATCGTCGACGACGACTCGTTCGAGACCGACGAGGAGCAGAAGCTGCGCAACGAGAGCCGCAAGATCCTCGAAATCCCGGGCCTCAGGGTCTCCGGCACCTGCGTCCGGGTGCCCGTCTTCACCGGCCACTCGCTCCAGATCAACGCCCGGTTCGCCCGGCCGATCACCCCGCAGCGGGCCCGGGAGCTGCTCGACGGCGCGCCGGGGGTGGCGCTCACCGACGTGCCGACGCCGTTGCGGGCGGCCGGCCAGGACCCGAGCTACGTCGGGCGGATCCGGGCCGACGAGACGGTCGAGCACGGGCTGGCCCTGTTCTGCTCGAACGACAACCTGCGCAAGGGCGCCGCGCTCAACGCGGTGCAGATCGCCGAGCTGGTCGCCGCCGAGCGCCGCTGA
- a CDS encoding CBS domain-containing protein → MTTVGEFMTTRLVTMDGNDTLTAAAQEMRDSAIGDVVVTDGDNVVGIVTDRDITVRAVAENMDASSTRLNQITTKDVVTVSQYDDAVAAADLMRTYAVRRLPVIDDGRLVGLVSMGDLAVEREPQSVLADISADDPNN, encoded by the coding sequence ATGACAACGGTCGGAGAGTTCATGACGACCCGGTTGGTGACGATGGACGGCAACGACACACTCACCGCTGCGGCGCAGGAGATGCGCGACAGCGCGATCGGCGACGTGGTGGTCACCGATGGCGACAACGTCGTCGGCATCGTGACGGACCGGGACATCACGGTCCGGGCCGTGGCGGAGAACATGGACGCCAGTTCCACCCGGCTCAACCAGATCACGACCAAGGACGTGGTCACCGTGAGCCAGTACGACGACGCCGTGGCCGCCGCCGACCTGATGCGCACCTACGCGGTGCGGAGGTTGCCGGTTATCGACGACGGGCGCCTGGTCGGCCTCGTCTCGATGGGTGACCTCGCCGTCGAGCGTGAGCCCCAGTCGGTGCTCGCGGACATCAGCGCCGACGACCCGAACAACTGA
- a CDS encoding pitrilysin family protein, whose protein sequence is MTLIASRPGPGAARPYRFPPVVRRTVAGGQVVAAHLPGQTLAVALLLLDAGAGREPTGKEGLGGVLAKALEEGTAQRDAAAYALAVEGLGTELVIGLDWDSFQVSVQVPVDRLTAAVELLAEAVRTPRLDPADVRRVRDDEATALRMDWANPGPRADAALRADLFGAENRWGRPMYGDPDSVAGVDVDGVTVFHSEWFIRPGTLIVAGDLDRIDLDALGAAAFAGAGGGPVDRGGPIEVPLHDTRRIILVDRPGSVQSTLRLGHPSPHRAHPDHVPMSLAGTVLGGAFTSRLNHLIREVRGYTYGIRGDFASSRRFGRFAVSSGVQTAVTAPALVEAVGEISRTRTGGVTEEELAVARSWRAGQLSVELQSPRAIASALTTLVVHDLPDDYHAQLREALLAADVEQVSAAAATHLHPDSLTLVVEGDAAVIRDELVASGLGDIVDVAR, encoded by the coding sequence GTGACCCTGATCGCCTCCCGCCCCGGCCCGGGCGCCGCCCGCCCCTACCGGTTCCCGCCGGTGGTCCGCCGCACCGTGGCCGGTGGTCAGGTCGTCGCCGCGCACCTGCCCGGGCAGACCCTCGCGGTCGCGTTGCTGCTGCTCGACGCCGGCGCCGGCCGCGAGCCCACCGGCAAGGAGGGGCTCGGCGGGGTGCTCGCCAAGGCCCTCGAGGAGGGCACCGCCCAGCGGGACGCCGCCGCGTACGCGCTCGCCGTCGAGGGGCTCGGCACCGAGCTGGTGATCGGGCTGGACTGGGACTCGTTCCAGGTCAGCGTGCAGGTACCGGTGGACCGGCTGACCGCCGCCGTCGAGTTGCTGGCCGAGGCCGTCCGCACCCCCCGGCTCGACCCGGCCGACGTGCGCCGGGTCCGCGACGACGAGGCCACCGCGCTGCGGATGGACTGGGCCAACCCCGGCCCGCGGGCGGACGCGGCGCTGCGCGCCGACCTGTTCGGCGCGGAGAACCGGTGGGGTCGGCCGATGTACGGCGATCCGGACTCGGTCGCCGGCGTCGACGTCGACGGCGTCACGGTCTTCCACTCCGAGTGGTTCATCCGCCCCGGCACGCTGATCGTCGCCGGCGACCTGGACCGGATCGACCTGGACGCGCTCGGCGCGGCGGCGTTCGCCGGCGCCGGCGGCGGCCCGGTCGACCGCGGCGGTCCGATCGAGGTGCCGCTGCACGACACCCGGCGGATCATCCTGGTCGACCGGCCCGGGTCGGTGCAGTCCACCCTGCGGCTCGGGCACCCGTCCCCGCACCGCGCCCACCCCGACCACGTGCCGATGAGCCTCGCCGGCACGGTGCTCGGGGGCGCGTTCACCTCGCGGCTCAACCACCTGATCCGGGAGGTGCGCGGCTACACGTACGGGATCCGCGGCGATTTCGCCTCGTCCCGCCGCTTCGGCCGGTTCGCGGTCAGCTCCGGGGTGCAGACCGCGGTCACCGCGCCCGCGCTGGTCGAGGCGGTCGGCGAGATCAGCCGCACCCGGACCGGCGGGGTGACCGAGGAGGAGCTGGCGGTGGCCCGGTCCTGGCGGGCCGGGCAGCTGTCGGTGGAGCTGCAGAGCCCCCGCGCGATCGCCTCGGCGCTGACCACCCTCGTCGTGCACGACCTACCGGACGACTACCACGCCCAGCTGCGCGAGGCGCTGCTCGCGGCCGACGTCGAGCAGGTCAGCGCCGCGGCGGCGACGCACCTCCACCCGGACTCGCTCACCCTGGTCGTGGAGGGCGATGCCGCGGTGATCCGGGACGAACTCGTCGCGAGCGGCCTCGGCGACATCGTCGACGTCGCCCGCTGA
- a CDS encoding nucleotidyltransferase family protein has product MRDDERELCQLVDGSPWLTRALRVVRDSGLPDAWIGAGALRDLVWGQRYGAGFDPGAVRDVDVVFFDPSDLSREYDHRATARLVSAWAEPPWEARNQAAVHTWYAAKFGGDPIAPYRGVAEAVATWPEYATAVAVRLDATGRIEVCAPYGLGDLLGGVWRHNPARVPVALSRRRLARHRPAQRWPGVTVVDPG; this is encoded by the coding sequence ATGCGGGACGACGAGCGGGAGCTGTGCCAGCTGGTCGACGGGAGCCCGTGGCTGACGCGCGCGTTACGGGTGGTCCGGGACTCCGGACTGCCGGACGCCTGGATCGGCGCGGGGGCCCTGCGCGACCTGGTGTGGGGGCAGCGGTACGGGGCCGGGTTCGACCCCGGCGCGGTCCGGGACGTGGACGTGGTCTTCTTCGACCCGTCCGACCTGAGCCGGGAGTACGACCACCGGGCCACCGCCCGACTGGTGTCCGCCTGGGCGGAGCCGCCCTGGGAGGCGCGCAACCAGGCGGCGGTGCACACGTGGTACGCGGCGAAGTTCGGCGGCGATCCCATCGCGCCGTACCGCGGCGTCGCCGAGGCGGTGGCCACCTGGCCGGAGTACGCGACCGCGGTGGCGGTCCGGCTGGACGCCACCGGGCGGATCGAGGTGTGCGCTCCGTACGGACTGGGCGACCTGCTCGGTGGGGTGTGGCGGCACAACCCCGCGCGGGTGCCGGTGGCGCTCTCCCGGCGCCGGCTGGCGCGGCACCGCCCGGCCCAGCGTTGGCCCGGCGTCACCGTGGTCGACCCGGGCTGA
- a CDS encoding crosslink repair DNA glycosylase YcaQ family protein, whose product MSREQVLAYRVAAQQLDRPGLRAADLAVLALGVQDTPYGSARLALAARGAALPDDRLTLAWSLRGAPHLHRRAALPALAAASWPLSDADATRRIAGQIGSGARLGLAAFRATADAFRSVVTAEMEKGEVSRAVSDRVPAELSYDCRACQARHISGALFQQAGLAGGVRLEVAGRAARLAPLPDWSGPPATAAGTADLVTTYLRLLGPATLTDAAGFLGTTATALRPVWPGGLVEVSVDGRAAWLPADRLAALTGAPPARLVRLLPPGDPYLAGRDRGLLVPERAHQRELWRILGSPGALLVDGEVAGTWRARQAGRGRLDVTVAPFGALPARVRRAVDAEAVGVAQARGATDVRARVEPE is encoded by the coding sequence GTGAGCCGGGAGCAGGTGCTCGCCTACCGGGTGGCGGCCCAGCAGTTGGACCGTCCGGGGCTGCGCGCGGCCGACCTCGCCGTGCTGGCGCTGGGCGTGCAGGACACGCCCTACGGCTCGGCCCGGCTTGCCCTCGCGGCGCGGGGCGCGGCACTCCCGGACGACCGGCTGACGCTCGCCTGGTCGCTGCGTGGGGCCCCGCACCTGCACCGCCGCGCCGCGTTGCCGGCGCTGGCCGCGGCGAGCTGGCCGCTGAGCGACGCGGACGCCACCCGGCGGATCGCCGGCCAGATCGGCTCCGGCGCCCGGCTCGGGCTCGCCGCGTTCCGCGCCACCGCCGACGCGTTCCGGTCGGTGGTCACCGCCGAGATGGAGAAGGGCGAGGTCAGCCGCGCGGTCAGCGACCGGGTCCCGGCCGAGCTGAGCTACGACTGTCGGGCCTGTCAGGCGCGGCACATCTCCGGCGCGCTGTTCCAACAGGCCGGGCTCGCCGGTGGCGTACGGCTCGAGGTGGCCGGCCGAGCGGCCCGGCTCGCCCCGCTGCCCGACTGGTCCGGGCCACCGGCCACGGCGGCCGGCACGGCCGACCTGGTCACCACCTACCTGCGGCTGCTCGGCCCGGCCACCCTGACCGACGCCGCGGGCTTCCTCGGCACCACCGCCACGGCGCTGCGCCCGGTCTGGCCCGGCGGGCTGGTCGAGGTCAGCGTCGACGGGCGGGCCGCCTGGTTGCCGGCCGACCGGCTGGCCGCGCTGACCGGCGCGCCGCCGGCCCGGCTGGTCCGGCTGTTGCCGCCGGGTGACCCCTACCTGGCCGGGCGCGACCGCGGCCTGCTCGTCCCCGAGCGGGCCCACCAGCGGGAGCTGTGGCGGATCCTCGGCAGTCCCGGGGCGCTGCTGGTCGACGGCGAGGTGGCCGGCACGTGGCGGGCCCGGCAGGCCGGCCGGGGCCGGTTGGACGTGACGGTCGCCCCCTTCGGCGCCCTGCCCGCGCGGGTCCGCCGGGCGGTCGACGCGGAGGCGGTCGGGGTCGCGCAGGCGCGCGGCGCCACCGACGTGCGGGCCCGCGTCGAGCCGGAATGA